Below is a window of Ignavibacteriales bacterium DNA.
CAAAAGGAGTCCCGGATCATATACGCTCGGATAACGGATCAGAGTTCAGTGCAAAGTCAGTAAGAGGTTGGTTAGAACGATTAGGAGTAAAAACATTATTTATTGAACCAGGAAGTCCTTGGGGGAACGGATACATAGAATCATTTAATGGAAAACTAAGGGATGAGCTATTGAACGGAGAAATATTTGATAATATTTTAGAGGCAAGAGTAATTACAGAACAATGGAGAGAACATTACAATAAAATCAGACCGCATAGTTCGTTAAATTTTCGACCTCCGGTACCGGAGGTAATGATCCCTCATCAATATGCCAGTGCTTGATGATGGATTTACTAACTTATGCATTGGTACCATTAATAGGGGCAGGTCAATAAAAAGTTTGCACATTTAAAACTTTAG
It encodes the following:
- a CDS encoding transposase produces the protein KGVPDHIRSDNGSEFSAKSVRGWLERLGVKTLFIEPGSPWGNGYIESFNGKLRDELLNGEIFDNILEARVITEQWREHYNKIRPHSSLNFRPPVPEVMIPHQYASA